ATCTTTATAAGTCACTTAATACAGCAGGTGCTTATTTTAATATGAGCTCTGCTCTAATAACTTGCAGCTAACAGCATGAACACATTTCATTGTTCCATGTTTTCATTCAGATTCTGCTGAGTGTTCACGATGTCCACTGGAGTACTGGTCAAATGAAGATCACAGCCAGTGTGTTCCAAAGGTGATCGAGTTCCTATCTTACGGAGAAACCATGGGCGCCCTCCTCGCTGCTTTCTCGTTGTTCGGAGCAAGTTTAACACTGGTGGTTTCATGTGTCTTCTTTCGCTTTCGTCACACACCTCTCGTCAAAGCCAGCAACTCTGAGCtgagcttcctgctgctcttctccttgactctgtgtttcctgtgctCTCTGACATTCATCGGCCGGCCCTCTGAGTGGTCCTGCATGCTGCGACACACAGCATTCGGCATCACCTTTGCCCTGTGCATGTCTTGTATCTTGGCTAAAACCATGGCGGTGGTGAACGCCTTTAAGGCTAATAGGCCATCGAACACAGTTCTTCAGTGCTCTGCTCCACTTCAGAGAACAAGCGTTCTCAGCTGCACTTTACTGCAGGTGTTAGTTTGTGTTCTGTGGTTAACTCTTGCCCCGCCATTCCCTTACAAAAATACAGCTCATGCCACTGAAAGGATTATTCTAGAGTGTGATTTAGGTTCAGCTATCGGGTTCTGGGCTGTGCTGGGGTATATAGGACTCCTAGCTGTACTCTGCTTCGTCTTCGCTTTTCTGGCTCGAAAGCTGCCTGATAATTTCAATGAAGCCAAATTCATCACTTTCAGCATGCTGATATTCTGTGCAGTCTGGATCACATTTATCCCAGCGTATGTCAGCTCTCCGGGGAAGTTCACTGTGGCTGTGGAGATATTTGCTATTTTAGCCTCCAGTTATGGACTACTTCTCTGTATATTTGCACCgaagtgttttattattgttctcaaacctgaactgaacacaaaaaaacatctgatggGGAAAACATGATCCCATTAAACAAAATTAAGTGAGagtcttttacttttttaattcatGAGTTGTGGCTTggctttaattttgaaatgAGCCCAGAATActtttcataataacatatgtTGGGACCCACCAATGTGACTGCTGGCAAATGACCAAATTAACTCAATAACATGATCCTTGACCCAtggactcagctcagtagccattggctactgtagcattcacacatatttgtgaaattcacccaggacaaaaccagagtaatctctttgttcctcctctttcttcaccCCCTTCTCACCCTTTGGCCCTGctggaggtgagctgctgctctccagacCAGAAGCTGTAGAAGCAGCTCCGCTCTgatctatggcctgttaggaaacagccatagaAACACAAGGAACTTTTCTTCTAAGCAGAAGACGCGAGAGCCTGCCTTTTTACCAACTAACTTCAATCAACAACagcaaggaagttagcaccaagctatcaaGCTGCTGGGATGAAAGTATTGGAGCGACCAGcttcctccaatctgcacaacttgatttgagcacagcaaagacaacatctttgacttggaaccacaacttcaacacatggaattaccAACCTTTTCTTCCATGAATTGGTAACATATTGGGCTTATCTTAGCATTAGTAACTACACacggctgagcaagactgttcaactttgatttctgaAATGTACCTATATTGATATGTTTAaagttattcattgagtttgactgttgtGATGTTATTTGTAGTTAAGATAATTGGGCAGCTGGCTTTGCCACATCTGATATGTTTAGtctatgcttcacatagacaaggtatTGCATACAAACTAACCATCTTcctaacccactgcattatctgacacacattaagatcacatacataaactgtgaattagtgttaaacataaacatacacattcAGATAATCTCAACCCCCACATCACACCCCCTttgtccttcctgagcacatgtgctccgaAGAATAAAGAGGCCATATAGTAGTATGTTGACGGCCGTCTTTGatcccgccatctttgtagttttacagtgctcgccattttgtctgtaggcacatgcagacatcttgagacaagTAGTCAgccatcttgtctctctctctctctctctctctctctctctctctctctctctctctctctctctctctctctctctctctctctcacacactgtgtttggattgtttagtttagttatttagttagattattattgtgttttacacctttattatcttggaaataaatgtttgtggaatatacatgatGGTCTTTTTAATgatgtacaagagtgaataataccaacctctgctatgtcaagaactccaatatccttcaacctttactatctattttggttatagttattaatttaattattaatcaaagttCCAAATGGATAGTTTAGTAAATTTAATTAGACtattttaacgttttggttattggtccctgattctagggtggtgccccgtttattattaatgtttattgatcatttttattaatactaataattattttattattattaatgaatttgctaataaccaaacctgttcctaCTAAATTCCCACACATACATATTATttagctttctttttttctgtatcaaaaaataaacaaaaacaacaaagcagctctaatgtttttttttttcaaagtcaaTTCAACATTGTTGACTGGCAGTTAAACTCACATTTTGATTTCAGGTATTTCCATGATGTAGGGAATCCTACCTATCTGGTGCTAAAATAGACAGTTGAAAATACGTGcgttgaaataataataataataataatatattgcacttcatatgtaaaaaaacaacaactttaaaaaacatctttagtACACCTGACTCATTGATCTTTTATCTGACTAAAGATTGTAAGAATCGATGGCCCCAACCATGGCTCTGAATATCAGTAGCCTAACTGTACAGTGTATTGGTAAATCCATtacgctgtccatggtgctgaactAGCAGATGGATTTgtaattcagactttttatctgtgtctgttctgttttacatttttcatttttatagatttggcaaattaaaaaaatccatCTTTGAAACAAACTTGTTGATATTCTCAGTTTGCAGCTAAAGTATGTTTCCCCTTCATCACACCCCCCTACAATTTAACTTACAAGAATAATAACGTAATGGTCTTAGAAAAAGAATATACCAtctgaaatgaaaaacaacaaagtgATGTCACATCATTAAACAGTGATTCGATAAGAAGACCATCTGCAGAAGTATAAAGCTCTGCCCAACGCAGGAGACGCACCTGTTGGTCAACGATAGATGAGCTCATCACAGCGAACAGGTTagtgtgtgtgcctgtttgtACTAGATGTGTGACTGTGCCTATGTCATgttactgtttgtgttttttgggggagCCTTTGGAGCACAGGAAGACTTGGTGCTCTGTGAGATGCTGGGGAGGCCAGAGTTTCCTCTGTTGTCTAAGGAAGGAGATATCACTATTGGAGGAGTTTTCTACATCCAAAAAGAAATGATGAAGCCTTCGCTTTCCTTCACAGATGCTCCAGACGCTCTCATATGCTCCGGGTACTGTTTGTTGTCTTCTTTCTCACTGGTTTTGATTTAAGTCGAAAAGCTGTTAGTTAaaactgttctctctcttttcaggaTTAAAATGAGACAATTTCACTTCGTCCAAACAATGATTTTTGCCATCCAGGAGATCAACAATAGCAGCTCTTTGTTGCCTAATATCTCAATTGGTTATAAGGTGTTTGACAACTGTGCTTCAACACTGTATTCTTCACGTGTGGTGATGGGTCTAATAAATGGACAGGAAAGGACTTTGGGTCAAAGCTGCTCCGGCCAGTCATCTGTTCATGCCATCATCGGAACCTCTGATTCCTCCTCAACCATTGCGATGCTACAAATTGCAGGGCTTTTCCAAATACCAGTGGTaaatatttgtcatatttttaataacattttgacCATGTTcttttttacaatgtagtatGAAGGGACCATCAACAAACACTGAATTCTGGTGGTATTGTGGTTCATTTCTGGGCTATAAGGTGAGGATTAAGGTTGCCAGAGTTTGCACAGATACAGCAAATTGAGTCGAAAGTCTACCTGTTGTCAGTTATTACTTGTACTCAAatgttgtaaatgtgtttttttgtatccCACCTTTTCTTTCCTATTAGATAAGTTACTATGCCACTTGTGCTTGTCTGAGTAACAGAAAGGAGTACCCCTCCTTCTTCAGAACCATCCCTAGTGACTACTATCAGAGCAGAGCCTTGGCAAAACTGGTAAAGCACTTTGGCTGGACATGGGTTGGGGCAGTTAGAAGTGACAATGACTATGGTAACAATGGCATGGAAACATTTATCACAGCTGCAAGGCAGGAGGGGGTCTGCATCGAGTACTCAGAGGTCATCTCAAGGACTGACTCCAGTGGGCATATTGCCAGGGTGGTCAGAGTGATCCAAAGTGGCAGTGCAAAGGTTTTAGTTGCCTTCATCTCCCAGGATATAGATATGCTGTTTGAGGAAGCTCTGAAGCAGAACTTAACTGGGCTGCAGTGGGTGGGCAGTGAATCCTGGATTACGGCACCTTACCTGGCCACCAAGAGGTACTCGGGAATCCTGACAGGGTCTCTGGGCTTCACCATCAGAAAAGCAAGTATCCCAGGCCTGCGAGAGTTTCTCTTGCAGGTTAACCCAAGTCAAGACCCTCATAATAATCTGCTGAGAGAGTTCTGGGAAGCAACATTTGGTTGCAGTTTCCAACCCAGTCTGCATGGTCAGTCCCAGTGCTCTGGTTCTGAGAGACTAGAGGACATCAACAATGGTTTCACGGATGTGTCAGCGCTAAGGATATCCAACAATGTGTATAAGGCTGTGTATGCTGTGGCTCATGCCTTGCATAACATGTTGAAATGTGGACAAAGTGGTGAAGCGGTGAATCAGTCCTGTATCTGGAAAGATTTTTTAGAGCCAAAAGAGGTTAGAGGTCGCCTTCAAGACttaagtaaacattttaaataataaccCTGTACTTTAAGTTATTCACCATTATTCTCTGTTGGTAGGTTGTGAAACACCTCCAAGATGTGAATTTCACCCTTCAGTCAGGAGAAACTGTGGGTTTTGATGAAAACGGAGACCCTACAGCAACTTATGAACTGGTGAACTGGCAGAGAAACCAAGCAGGAGATATTGTGTTTGTGGCTGTAGGGAGCTACGATGCCTCACTTCCGAATGGAAAGCAGTTTATCATAAACGGAATAAACACAACATGGGCTGCCGGATCCCCAAAGGTATTAAACAAACATGTTAGGTATGAAATAGGCTACATAATGTGGAGGTTGATTTTAATTAAAGTATTAAGTTTGATTACCATTATTAAAAATAGGTCAATTCTGCATAGTTTAGGAAGTcttataaaagtaaaaaaacaaaccaaaaaaaatacacatatataaaaacactgtatatTTTGCAGACTGACATGCAAATTCCCAAGATTTTTACTTTTGAAGTAGATTGATGTGTAAGATCAAGGTATAAAACTCAAGCAAGAGTTTTTAAACCATGAATAAGACCCTAATGCTGATTAAATTAAACCTATTAAATTAAAGCTGCTGTCAGTAACTTTAtagcaaatatgatgaaaatgtatttttacaaaacagtcactatatcctgacaatagtacaagagacagataatctatgaaaaaaaacatcatcttCCTCTGCATTGTCCTAGTGCTTCTAATGGCATTTGAAATGTCCTACCCTGCCTGAACAAACACAACCAATTAGAGTTGAGCAGTCTCTGGGCTGCAAAAGCTGTGAACTCCGATCATATGGTCAAACTAggaagcgctgatcaaataagaaTCAAGATTGTGTTACTGTAgtgcttatttctcgcctcaaatgttttcaaacatttttcagctaaacagtagactaaaatatatttctgaaaacatttgaggcgagaaatagacattacagtaacatcattttgtttcatgtttgatcagcgctgccttttTTGGCATtgtgatcggagtttgtgagttttgcaagcagtgattgacagctgctctatAGACCCCTTGTCTCCAATTGGctgtttttatcatatttgctcatatTTGCTTTAAGTATTTGGACAACAGGGGCAACAAACTATGAGTAACTGAGGAGTTGTGGTGTTGTTACAGAGGCCACAGTCTGTCTGCAGTGAGAGTTGTCTGCCAGGTTTCCGGCAGGCTGTGATTAAAGGCAAACCCATCTGCTGTTTCTCCTGCATCGCCTGTGCTGATGGAGAGATCAGCAACTCCAGCAGTGAGTAGTTCTGTAATTTATTATGTAATATTTGTATGAAATCAATGCTTTCCAGTATCTTTATAAGTCACTAAATACAGCAGGTGCTTATTTTAATATGAGCTCTGCTCTAATAACTCGCAGCTGACAGCATGAACACATTTCAGCGTTGCATGTTTTCCATTCAGATTCTGCCGAGTGTTCACGATGTCCACTGGAGTACTGGTCAAATGAAGATCACAGCCAGTGTGTTCCAAAGGTGATCGAGTTCCTATCTTACGGAGAAACCATGGGCGCCCTCCTCGCTGCTTTCTCGTTGTTCGGAGCAAGTTTAACACTGGTGGTGTCATGTGTCTTCTTTCGCTTTCGTCACACACCTCTCGTCAAAGCCAGTAACTCTGAGCtgagcttcctgctgctcttctccttgactctgtgtttcctgtgctCTCTGACCTTTATCGGCCGGCCCTCTGAGTGGTCCTGCATGCTGCGACACACAGCATTCGGCATCACCTTTGCCCTGTGCATGTCTTGTATCTTGGCTAAAACCATGGCAGTGGTGAACGCCTTTAAGGCTAAAAGGCCATCGAACACAGTCCCTCAGTGCTCTGCTCCGCTTCAGAGAACAAGCGTTCTCAGCTGTACTTTACTGCAGGTGTTAGTTTGTGTGCTGTGGTTAACTCTTGCCCCGCCATTTccctacaaaaatacagctcATGCCACTGAAAGGATTATTCTAGAGTGTGATTTAGGTTCACCTATTGGGTTCTGGGCTGTGTTGGGGTATATAGGACTCCTGGCTGTGCTCTGCTTCGTCTTCGCTTTTCTGGCTCGAAAGTTACCTGATAATTTCAATGAAGCTAAATTCATCACCTTCAGCATGCTGATATTCTGTGCAGTCTGGATCACATTTATCCCAGCGTATGTCAGCTCTCCTGGGAAGTTCACTGTGGCTGTGGAGATATTTGCTATTTTAGCCTCCAGTTATGGACTACTTCTCTGTATATttgcaccaaagtgctttaTTATTGTTCtcaaacctgaactgaacacaaaaaaacatctgatggGGAAAACATGATCCcattaaacataaattaaatgacagtcttttacttttttatttcatgacTTTTGGCTTGGTTTCAATTTTGAAGTGACCCCAGAATACTTAATGTGATAACATACGTATTATttagctttctttttttctttatcaaaatataaacaaaagcaacaaagcagctgtaatgttttttttttttctaagtcAATTCAACATTGTTGACTGGCAGCTAAACTCACATTTTGATTTCAGGTATTTCCATGATGTAGGGAATTCTACCTATCTGGTGCTACAATCCGTAGTTGAAAATACTTGCGttgaaatagtaataataataattatttgcatttcaaatgaaaaaaaacaacaactttaaaaaacatctttagtACACCTGACTCATTGATCTTTTATCTGACTAAAGATTGTAAGAATCGATGGCCCCAACCATGGCTCTGAATATCAGTAGCCTAACTGTACTGTGTATTGGTAAATCCATTACGCTGTCCCTGGTGCTGAACTAGCAGATGGATTtgtaattagggcccgagcacgaagtgcaaggaaaaatattgtttatcttggtattattattatttttctgcccgGAGATTGCCTTTTTGGGacctttcccatccccaaaaagTCACTAAaagtggaatatgcgtcagaagtggcgcgAAATTCAATATTCTGGAGTGATTGGGCTTGGGTGTCACCAGTGGGCGAGGTAGCGCCCCCTAATGCAGGCAGTTTTTTAgggaaagtttcttcgatcttcactaAATTCTAGTATGTCATTGTTCACATCCTCAAACCCGTAttattttttcggccaacaggaagtcagctatcttggacttcctgcgtgattttaaaatttacgaacacatgtttgaggactttaggatgcacaaaaactcatgacactttacacgcacatctaaactagtaattactttgaTTTAGTGGTAAAATGTTGCTGGGGCGTGGCAttttggctctctagcgcccccttatgtcttttatcCTTTGAACATGCCTATGATGCCCTTGGTatactcgaaaactcatgaaagttGTCAAAAAGATGGACACCTGCGATTTAATTCAGCGTGTTTAgtgggctctatagcgccccctaatgcgTGGAAGGTCGTAGTTTGGTCAAAGGTGAtcctatattcatgaaatttgttaGGTACATCCTGCTCATTATTGCTAACATATTCGTCatcgggtttcattagctccgcccacccggaaGTCGGCCATCTTAGAATATGTgcgtttttcatttattttttgcatactTTTAAAAACTTCTCCTAGAGAGTTCATCAGATTCGCGTGAAATTTgggtggtataaccctcaaactacTGTTATGCTAATCTCCAAAGGAAGTTTTGATCGCTCAAACGGTGATGTCGTACGTGAATTTCGATTAGTCGCCATgacacaggaggctgttgttacttgactttacatagtctgatctgccccaaatttcacaagctggataatagtCCAGGCCTAAAGACATATATGTGCCATTATGAGTGAAAGTCATAGCgcccctacaggaaacaggaaattcTTGTAAATTGATTTTACATTGTctgatctgccccaaattttgTAGGCATAATCCTCCTCATTATTTCAGatatattcctcattgggtttcattagctacGCCCAACCGGAAGTCGGCCATCTTGAATATTAGGTCATTTTGTTACCATATCCAGGcgctgtactttaacgaactcctcctagatatttaacccgatcaacttgaaatttggtcagtagtatcttaagacctttgtgatgaaaatcTATCCAAAGATCAAAAACTTATTGAACTATGTTGCTGTGGTAGGGCGGCGAAAATGCGCCTTtcgccaaaaaacaggaagttgttgtaactttggCGTATAGTaaccaatctgctccaaatttctcatgCGAGATAAAAGTCCCTGTGTGACGACATCCACGTGCAAATTTTGGCTcgcagtcatagcgccacctagtggTAACAGGAAATATCATGTTTTAGACGTTGATGTTCTCTGCATCAAAAATTATTCACATCTACCTCAAATTAGGTCAGAAAAGCCTTAAGACCTCGATGATGCTTTCTTTCGAAAATCGGGAGTTTCTATTAAACGGCATCGCCATGGTGGCATGGCGAATTTCGATGAGTCGCCATgacacaggaggctgttgttacttgactttacatagtccgatctgccccaaatttcacaagctggataatagtccaggcctgaagacatatatgtgccATTATGAGTGAAAGTCATAGCCCCctctacaggaaacaggaagttgttgtaaattgactatgCATCAACTATGTCCAATCTTCatcaaatttgacatgttttacatGAGTCCCGGCCTGAAGACGTATACGTACCATTATTGAGTTATGGTGATAAGGCAAACTATTGGACTGTCTGTAAACTGACTGTACAGCATTGTGTTGCAACGGGATCCAGAGCAGCACGTCAGAGTG
The Sebastes fasciatus isolate fSebFas1 chromosome 7, fSebFas1.pri, whole genome shotgun sequence genome window above contains:
- the LOC141770771 gene encoding extracellular calcium-sensing receptor-like, with protein sequence MLGRPEFPLLSKEGDITIGGVFYIQKEMMKPSLSFTDAPDALICSGIKMRQFHFVQTMIFAIQEINNSSSLLPNISIGYKVFDNCASTLYSSRVVMGLINGQERTLGQSCSGQSSVHAIIGTSDSSSTIAMLQIAGLFQIPVISYYATCACLSNRKEYPSFFRTIPSDYYQSRALAKLVKHFGWTWVGAVRSDNDYGNNGMETFITAARQEGVCIEYSEVISRTDSSGHIARVVRVIQSGSAKVLVAFISQDIDMLFEEALKQNLTGLQWVGSESWITAPYLATKRYSGILTGSLGFTIRKASIPGLREFLLQVNPSQDPHNNLLREFWEATFGCSFQPSLHGQSQCSGSERLEDINNGFTDVSALRISNNVYKAVYAVAHALHNMLKCGQSGEAVNQSCIWKDFLEPKEVVKHLQDVNFTLQSGETVGFDENGDPTATYELVNWQRNQAGDIVFVAVGSYDASLPNGKQFIINGINTTWAAGSPKRPQSVCSESCLPGFRQAVIKGKPICCFSCIACADGEISNSSNSAECSRCPLEYWSNEDHSQCVPKVIEFLSYGETMGALLAAFSLFGASLTLVVSCVFFRFRHTPLVKASNSELSFLLLFSLTLCFLCSLTFIGRPSEWSCMLRHTAFGITFALCMSCILAKTMAVVNAFKAKRPSNTVPQCSAPLQRTSVLSCTLLQVLVCVLWLTLAPPFPYKNTAHATERIILECDLGSPIGFWAVLGYIGLLAVLCFVFAFLARKLPDNFNEAKFITFSMLIFCAVWITFIPAYVSSPGKFTVAVEIFAILASSYGLLLCIFAPKCFIIVLKPELNTKKHLMGKT